One Methanobacterium sp. genomic region harbors:
- the cfbC gene encoding Ni-sirohydrochlorin a,c-diamide reductive cyclase ATP-dependent reductase subunit codes for MSKRIAIYGKGGIGKSTIVSNIAAAYSKDYNVLVIGCDPKADTTRTLIGKRLPTILDIVKKKKNASIEEVLFEGYGNVKCVESGGPEPGVGCAGRGVIVAMGLLDKLGTFSDDIDIIIYDVLGDVVCGGFAVPLREDFADEVYIVTSGEYMALYAANNICRGIKKLKSNLGGIICNCRGIENEVQIVSEFAGKVGSKVIGVIPRSEMVQKSEIDAKTVIEKFGESEQADIYRELAKSIYSNEDFVIPEPMGVDEFDEFFRGFQ; via the coding sequence ATGAGTAAGCGAATTGCTATTTATGGTAAAGGTGGAATTGGAAAATCCACTATTGTTTCCAATATAGCTGCAGCCTATTCTAAAGATTATAACGTGCTTGTAATTGGATGTGACCCTAAAGCTGATACAACAAGGACTCTTATAGGTAAAAGATTGCCTACTATCCTTGACATTGTAAAAAAAAAGAAGAACGCATCCATTGAAGAGGTTTTATTTGAAGGATATGGAAATGTTAAATGTGTGGAAAGTGGAGGTCCTGAACCTGGAGTTGGATGTGCTGGAAGAGGCGTTATAGTTGCAATGGGGCTTCTAGACAAACTGGGAACATTTTCTGATGATATAGATATTATTATATATGACGTGCTTGGAGATGTGGTCTGCGGTGGATTTGCAGTACCTCTTAGGGAAGATTTCGCTGACGAAGTCTATATAGTGACTTCTGGGGAGTACATGGCATTATATGCTGCCAATAATATCTGCAGAGGTATTAAAAAGCTTAAAAGTAACCTTGGAGGCATCATCTGCAACTGCCGAGGAATTGAAAATGAGGTTCAGATTGTAAGTGAATTTGCGGGTAAAGTTGGAAGCAAGGTTATAGGTGTTATTCCTCGCAGTGAAATGGTTCAAAAGAGTGAAATTGACGCAAAGACCGTTATTGAGAAATTTGGAGAGTCTGAACAGGCCGATATTTATAGGGAGCTTGCAAAATCTATATATTCCAATGAAGATTTTGTTATTCCAGAACCTATGGGTGTAGATGAGTTTGATGAATTCTTTAGAGGATTTCAATAA